TACCTATTTGCCCTTGCCATTGATCAATGCTTTGGGTACCGATGAACAAAAAGAAAAGTTTTTGCGCCCAGCACTTGAGGGCAAGAAAATCGCAGCTTTGGGACTGACAGAGCCCAGTGTGGGTTCCGATCTGGGGAATATTTCCACCAAAGCCGAGGACAAAGGCGATCACTTTCTGCTCAATGGCTCCAAAATGTGGATCACCAATGGCACTATGGCTGATTTTGTTGTGCTTTTGGTGAGAACCGGAGAAAGCTACAACCTCAGCCTTTTGATTTTCGAGACCAATACGGAAGGTTTTCAGGCCATTCCGGTAACAAATAAACTGGGCATGCACAGCAGTGATACCGGTCAGTTGTTTTTTGAAAACTGCAAAGTGCCCAAAGCCAATTTATTGGGCGAAGTGAATATGGGCTTTTACTATGTGATGAACAATATCCAGGAGGAAAGACTGATCGCTGCTGTGATGGGAACCTATGGTGCTGAGTGGGCACTGCAAAAAGCCATGCTCTATTCCAAGGAAAGGGAAGCATTTGGCAAGCAAATTGGTCAATTTCAGGTGATTCGCCACAAAATGGCAAAAATGGCCATTCAGATAGAAGCCTGTCGCTCCATTACTTTTAGGGCGGTTGCTGAATATATAGAAAAAGGCCCGGAAGCCATCAAGATCATTACCATGGCCAAGGCATTTGTATCAGAGGAATCGCAAAAAGTGATCAACGAAGCACTGCAAATTCACGGGGGCTGGGGCTATAATGAGGATT
Above is a genomic segment from Chitinophagales bacterium containing:
- a CDS encoding acyl-CoA dehydrogenase family protein, producing MNQVFNPFTEEHEMLRKSVRQFVEEEMIPHAAEWEANKECPRHIFEKMGELGFLGVSFPEEVGGSGMDLWGAAAVSAELAYCNMGGLAMSLYAHTYLPLPLINALGTDEQKEKFLRPALEGKKIAALGLTEPSVGSDLGNISTKAEDKGDHFLLNGSKMWITNGTMADFVVLLVRTGESYNLSLLIFETNTEGFQAIPVTNKLGMHSSDTGQLFFENCKVPKANLLGEVNMGFYYVMNNIQEERLIAAVMGTYGAEWALQKAMLYSKEREAFGKQIGQFQVIRHKMAKMAIQIEACRSITFRAVAEYIEKGPEAIKIITMAKAFVSEESQKVINEALQIHGGWGYNEDYGVARAFRDNRLMTIGAGTTEIMHDIISKLIVEDVQHRRQFIKARTR